A genomic segment from Bacillus cereus G9842 encodes:
- a CDS encoding VC0807 family protein, translating to MNQNKKAILDLVFYLVIPFLIWKFAKPYIDPYYAMLLSSVPGIIYTLYTFKKEKQFNVTGFFILITLISNTTVDLLSGSAERMLWNDAYYHIVLGIIVICTIFIKKPLMLYFAADIAALQGHDRDKSRELYRDSRIYPALQYLTLFFGLQFILKSFLKIYFISVFGVDGYGEMRAIMTAVGWGISICIGIGFVWVNNKIHAVTEEQESVQ from the coding sequence ATGAATCAAAATAAAAAAGCTATATTAGATCTTGTCTTTTATCTCGTAATCCCATTCCTCATTTGGAAATTTGCAAAACCTTATATCGATCCTTATTACGCGATGTTACTTTCCTCTGTTCCGGGGATTATTTATACACTGTATACCTTTAAAAAAGAAAAACAGTTTAACGTGACAGGATTCTTTATTTTAATTACACTCATTTCTAATACAACGGTAGATCTATTATCTGGGTCAGCTGAACGAATGTTATGGAACGATGCGTATTATCACATCGTACTCGGTATTATCGTCATATGTACAATTTTTATAAAAAAACCACTTATGTTATATTTCGCAGCAGATATTGCAGCGCTGCAAGGCCATGACCGCGATAAAAGTCGTGAGCTTTATCGTGATAGTCGTATATATCCAGCACTGCAATATTTAACGTTATTTTTCGGGCTACAATTTATATTAAAAAGCTTTTTAAAAATTTATTTCATCTCTGTTTTTGGTGTAGATGGCTACGGTGAAATGAGAGCGATTATGACCGCTGTCGGCTGGGGCATTTCTATTTGTATCGGAATAGGGTTCGTATGGGTGAACAATAAAATACATGCCGTTACGGAAGAACAAGAATCCGTGCAGTAA
- a CDS encoding DUF3966 domain-containing protein, protein MRRENTNGLGVTVLELSLYENTALIICFVLYVGSVIVYISRKFSQERELEKSEITAELEMLADESYKKQKIKEDHEASHHLNANKF, encoded by the coding sequence ATGAGGCGTGAAAATACGAATGGATTAGGAGTGACTGTGTTGGAGCTAAGTCTCTATGAAAATACTGCACTTATTATATGCTTTGTGTTGTACGTTGGTAGTGTTATTGTTTATATTTCAAGGAAATTTTCGCAAGAAAGAGAGCTTGAAAAGTCAGAGATAACAGCTGAACTAGAAATGTTAGCTGATGAAAGTTATAAAAAACAAAAAATAAAAGAAGACCATGAAGCATCCCATCATTTAAACGCAAATAAGTTTTAA
- a CDS encoding YqhG family protein: protein MQQHEIHNYLYNFFEANNCEILERSPHLLDVQLTIEMDKLLMNRPFYWHYLEKTGGVPNPMRLTLITNPENEENEENDGELIHYGSPRLHQIFQTTKELGSYIRLYEDVRHNGATHTPLHPWLGINIKVSYQCDRKKDILHSIGIHLISGTMMANFHETLTNIKLTPKIPDFCFTLSPIIKPQSGLQRIEDALKNIIAEDDHTWAKEARVRWNHDLDLLNRFYEESDELPESYEIEKQALQEQYEPRITVQIINGGLFYVTANHFLS, encoded by the coding sequence ATGCAGCAACATGAAATTCATAATTACTTATACAATTTCTTTGAGGCGAATAACTGTGAAATTTTAGAACGTTCTCCTCATTTATTAGATGTACAGTTAACAATTGAGATGGATAAATTATTAATGAATCGCCCTTTTTATTGGCACTATCTTGAGAAAACAGGAGGCGTACCGAATCCGATGCGCCTTACTCTTATTACAAATCCAGAAAATGAAGAAAATGAAGAAAATGATGGTGAGCTTATTCACTACGGTTCACCACGTCTACATCAAATTTTCCAAACGACAAAAGAATTAGGCTCTTACATACGTTTATATGAGGATGTAAGACATAATGGGGCAACACATACACCGCTCCACCCTTGGCTCGGTATTAATATAAAAGTTTCCTATCAATGTGATCGAAAAAAAGACATCCTTCACTCGATTGGCATTCATCTCATTTCTGGAACAATGATGGCAAACTTTCATGAAACATTAACAAACATTAAACTTACACCAAAAATACCTGATTTTTGTTTTACGCTCTCGCCCATCATTAAACCTCAAAGTGGTTTACAACGCATAGAAGACGCTTTAAAAAATATAATTGCAGAAGATGACCATACGTGGGCAAAAGAAGCAAGAGTGCGTTGGAATCATGATCTAGACCTTTTAAACCGTTTTTATGAAGAAAGTGACGAACTTCCTGAGAGCTATGAAATTGAAAAACAAGCTCTGCAAGAACAGTATGAACCACGTATTACAGTGCAAATTATTAACGGTGGCCTTTTTTATGTTACCGCGAATCATTTTCTATCTTGA
- a CDS encoding DUF3912 family protein produces MNFDIVGQKAYIKDGPHRNRIGIVKKNETKLASQFAIVIGEQIIDVELKDIVLVGVDVGQFHKWCEQNGYL; encoded by the coding sequence TTGAACTTTGATATTGTAGGACAAAAAGCATATATAAAAGATGGACCGCATCGGAACCGAATTGGAATTGTAAAGAAAAACGAGACAAAATTAGCATCGCAGTTTGCTATTGTAATTGGAGAACAAATCATTGATGTAGAGCTAAAGGATATCGTGTTAGTTGGGGTGGACGTAGGACAATTTCATAAATGGTGCGAACAAAATGGTTATTTGTGA
- a CDS encoding nucleoside 2-deoxyribosyltransferase, whose amino-acid sequence MNFYIASGFQNKHLVRSVANELKHAGWHHTYDWAKNERAANQEQLREIGQAEQNAVKEADVFLLILDGGNGSHTEFGMAIALEKTIYVYHAGNPLQTTFYHLPEINIFEGDVAEFASYVMNHVK is encoded by the coding sequence ATGAATTTTTATATCGCCTCAGGTTTCCAAAATAAACATCTTGTACGTTCCGTAGCAAATGAACTGAAACATGCAGGATGGCACCATACATATGATTGGGCCAAAAACGAAAGAGCAGCGAATCAAGAACAATTAAGAGAAATTGGTCAGGCAGAACAAAATGCTGTAAAAGAAGCGGATGTGTTTTTACTTATATTAGATGGCGGAAACGGGAGCCATACAGAGTTTGGAATGGCGATTGCGCTAGAGAAAACGATATATGTATATCATGCAGGAAATCCGCTCCAAACAACGTTCTATCACTTGCCAGAAATAAATATTTTTGAAGGAGATGTAGCTGAGTTTGCATCTTATGTTATGAATCATGTGAAATAA
- a CDS encoding DUF2626 domain-containing protein — translation MDRMFRVLGFWTGIFSVMFYVGDMQQAALLFLGQTGFFVLLSYLKLTERMYIYVFGAYLTVFFIGFTYYTTFLLVPGAGH, via the coding sequence ATGGATCGCATGTTTCGCGTTCTCGGCTTTTGGACTGGAATTTTCTCGGTTATGTTTTACGTAGGAGATATGCAACAGGCTGCACTACTATTTTTAGGACAAACAGGTTTCTTCGTACTTTTAAGCTATTTAAAATTAACAGAGCGTATGTATATATACGTATTCGGGGCATATTTAACTGTTTTCTTCATAGGATTTACATACTACACGACATTTTTACTTGTCCCTGGGGCTGGACATTAA
- a CDS encoding helix-turn-helix transcriptional regulator has product MEQALKITGVLADPTRYYIYKYISQKHSYVTVQEIADEFDIHPNVARLHLSKLEDVHMLKSETKKTGKGGRPSRLYVLSEDVIQLQFPFRDYQLLARIAFNSLLSLGAAGEKALYETGKQFGAELMQQHMQRLNVSEGALTVEQKVQIAKEAFSTAGLSPAFELSADGTKIFYDVHNCPFKEVAVHHPTEICNMHGDMMKGIFEILFPNMELTRNDSLLDGCKSCNYKLTI; this is encoded by the coding sequence ATGGAACAAGCTTTAAAAATTACAGGTGTTTTAGCTGACCCAACTCGTTATTACATTTATAAATATATTTCGCAAAAACATAGTTACGTAACTGTACAAGAAATTGCAGATGAATTCGATATTCATCCAAACGTAGCACGTTTACATTTATCTAAATTAGAAGATGTTCATATGCTTAAATCGGAAACAAAGAAAACTGGAAAAGGCGGAAGACCAAGCAGATTATATGTCTTATCTGAAGATGTTATTCAATTGCAATTTCCATTCCGTGATTATCAATTGTTAGCAAGAATAGCATTTAATTCTTTACTTAGCCTTGGCGCTGCTGGTGAGAAAGCGCTATACGAAACAGGAAAACAATTCGGGGCCGAATTAATGCAACAACATATGCAACGTTTAAATGTGAGTGAAGGTGCTTTAACAGTAGAACAAAAAGTTCAAATTGCAAAAGAAGCTTTCTCAACAGCCGGCTTATCACCTGCATTTGAATTAAGTGCAGATGGAACAAAAATTTTCTATGATGTACACAATTGTCCATTTAAAGAAGTGGCTGTTCATCATCCAACTGAAATTTGTAACATGCACGGAGATATGATGAAAGGAATTTTTGAAATCCTATTCCCTAACATGGAATTAACTCGAAATGATAGTCTATTAGATGGATGTAAATCTTGTAATTATAAACTAACAATTTAA
- the gcvT gene encoding glycine cleavage system aminomethyltransferase GcvT gives MITLQRTPLFDVYAKYGGKTIDFGGWELPVQFSSIKEEHEAVRTAAGLFDVSHMGEVEVKGVDSLAFLQRVVTNDVSTLKVGGAQYTAMCYENGGTVDDLLIYKRGEEDYLLVINASNIEKDYEWLASHVIGDATVVNVSSEVAQLAIQGPKAEGILQKVVSEDLKEIKFFKFKNNILVDGIPALVSRTGYTGEDGFEIYCKSEDAAKLWEKLLEVGAEEGLKACGLGARDTLRFEATLPLYGQELSKDITPIEAGIGFAVKTNKEADFFGKATLKEQKENGAPRKLVGIEVIERGIPRTHYPVFIGEEKIGEVTSGTQSPTLKKSIGLALIDVKYAAVDTEVEIEIRNKRVKAVVVPTPFYKRSK, from the coding sequence ATGATTACATTACAACGTACACCGTTATTTGATGTATACGCGAAGTATGGTGGGAAAACAATCGACTTCGGTGGTTGGGAATTACCAGTTCAATTTTCAAGCATTAAAGAAGAACACGAAGCTGTACGTACAGCTGCAGGTTTGTTCGACGTGTCTCATATGGGAGAAGTTGAAGTAAAAGGTGTAGATAGTTTAGCATTTTTACAACGTGTTGTTACAAATGACGTATCTACCTTAAAGGTAGGGGGCGCACAATATACAGCTATGTGCTACGAAAATGGTGGTACAGTAGATGATTTATTAATCTACAAACGTGGTGAAGAAGACTATTTATTAGTAATCAATGCATCAAATATAGAGAAAGATTACGAATGGTTAGCAAGTCATGTAATTGGCGATGCGACAGTAGTCAATGTTTCTAGTGAAGTTGCACAGCTTGCAATTCAAGGACCAAAAGCAGAAGGCATTTTACAAAAAGTTGTGTCAGAAGATTTGAAAGAAATTAAGTTCTTTAAATTTAAAAACAATATTCTTGTAGATGGAATTCCAGCACTTGTATCTCGTACAGGTTACACAGGTGAAGATGGATTCGAAATTTACTGTAAGAGTGAAGATGCTGCAAAACTTTGGGAGAAACTTCTTGAAGTTGGAGCAGAAGAGGGCTTAAAAGCATGTGGTTTAGGTGCTCGTGATACACTTCGATTCGAAGCAACATTACCACTTTATGGACAAGAATTATCAAAAGATATTACACCGATTGAGGCTGGAATTGGCTTTGCGGTAAAAACAAATAAAGAAGCAGACTTCTTTGGAAAAGCAACGTTAAAAGAGCAAAAAGAAAACGGTGCGCCTCGTAAATTAGTCGGCATCGAAGTAATCGAACGTGGAATTCCTCGTACGCATTACCCTGTATTTATTGGTGAAGAAAAAATTGGGGAAGTAACGAGTGGTACACAATCTCCAACGTTAAAGAAAAGCATTGGTTTAGCACTAATTGATGTAAAATACGCAGCAGTTGATACAGAAGTAGAAATTGAAATTCGTAATAAACGCGTCAAAGCAGTAGTTGTTCCAACACCATTTTACAAACGTTCAAAGTAA
- a CDS encoding YqzE family protein, with translation MSTNDYVRFVTQQFVSYMDAPKEDRKQKKEQRRAEKEPFMNKWFGVMPLSAALFYRNVKSKRKKSS, from the coding sequence ATGTCTACTAATGATTATGTTCGCTTTGTGACGCAGCAGTTTGTGTCGTATATGGATGCTCCAAAAGAAGATCGAAAACAAAAGAAAGAACAACGCCGTGCTGAAAAAGAGCCATTTATGAATAAGTGGTTTGGTGTTATGCCGCTGAGTGCTGCTTTGTTTTATCGAAATGTAAAAAGTAAAAGAAAAAAATCAAGTTAA
- a CDS encoding RNA-guided endonuclease InsQ/TnpB family protein: MAQTITIKVKLLPTEKQIRLLEQSSSQYIKLINILVSEMVEAKKTTKKSTKDIEANLPSAVKNQAIKDAKSVFSTKVKKSKYKIVPILKKPVCVWNNQNYSFDFTYISMPFMVNGRSTRLKIRALLTDKYNRNFELLKHKLGTLRITKKSAKWIAQIAVTIPTNEKIGTKILGVDLGLKVPGVAITNDDKVRFFGNGRQNKYMKRKFRSIRKKLGEAKKLNALRQLDDKERRWMQDQDHKVSREIVDFATNNNISVIRLEQLTNIRQTARTSRKNEKNLHTWSFFRLAQFIEYKATLVGIKTEYVNPSYTSQTCPKCSKKNKAQDRKYKCQCGFEKHRDIVGAMNIRYATVVDGNSQSA, translated from the coding sequence GTGGCACAAACTATCACGATCAAAGTTAAATTACTTCCGACAGAAAAACAAATTAGGCTATTGGAACAAAGTAGTTCCCAGTATATTAAGCTCATTAATATACTGGTATCTGAAATGGTTGAAGCGAAGAAAACCACGAAGAAAAGCACAAAGGATATTGAAGCCAACCTTCCAAGTGCGGTTAAAAATCAAGCGATTAAAGATGCGAAAAGTGTATTTTCTACAAAAGTGAAAAAGAGTAAATATAAAATCGTTCCGATTTTAAAAAAACCTGTTTGCGTATGGAATAACCAAAACTATTCATTTGACTTCACGTACATTTCAATGCCCTTTATGGTAAATGGAAGGTCAACTCGTTTAAAGATTCGTGCTTTGTTAACTGACAAATATAATCGCAATTTTGAATTGTTGAAACACAAGTTAGGTACACTTCGTATTACAAAGAAATCTGCTAAATGGATCGCTCAAATAGCTGTCACAATCCCTACAAACGAAAAAATAGGAACAAAGATTTTAGGAGTGGACTTGGGTCTCAAAGTTCCTGGGGTGGCTATCACGAACGATGATAAGGTTCGTTTCTTTGGAAACGGTAGACAAAACAAATATATGAAACGTAAGTTTCGTAGTATTCGCAAGAAGTTAGGAGAAGCTAAGAAATTGAATGCCCTTCGGCAACTTGATGATAAAGAACGGAGATGGATGCAAGACCAAGACCACAAAGTGAGTCGTGAAATCGTTGATTTCGCAACGAATAATAATATCTCTGTCATTCGATTAGAGCAACTAACGAATATTAGACAGACGGCACGAACAAGCCGTAAAAACGAAAAAAATCTACACACTTGGTCATTCTTTCGTCTAGCACAATTCATTGAGTACAAAGCGACATTAGTTGGTATAAAGACTGAATATGTGAATCCTTCTTATACAAGTCAAACATGTCCGAAGTGTTCTAAAAAGAACAAAGCACAAGATAGAAAATATAAGTGCCAATGTGGATTTGAGAAACATCGTGATATCGTTGGGGCGATGAACATTCGCTACGCAACTGTGGTTGATGGTAATAGTCAATCAGCCTAA
- a CDS encoding DEAD/DEAH box helicase, producing the protein MNVDISVDRTWQNNFLNRIDEDGPWTNWDLYHLAYETEKSLLVPTFDGLQAPKHLSHFTPLPHQLEVAQNVIEQMNGKAILADEVGLGKTIEAGLILKEYMVRGLVKKVLILVPASLVSQWAYELNTKFFIPAVAQKKSYSWEQADVIVSSIDTAKRSPHRDIVLNLEYDLIIIDEAHKLKNNKTKNYEFAQRLKKKFCLLLTATPVQNKIDEIFNLVSLLKPGHLGNQSNFEEYYASKNRSAESDEDLKALINKVMVRNRRHNTGIDWPKRHVRTIFVEFNEQEQALYNDIENWRGQDAFTSTFSSLTLKREACSSREAVYYSLKKHVEKRQKENEHYIKDPHIDVLMDKINHIPFNSKATKALELIKEIDDKVVIFTEYRASQMYLQWFLQQHGISSVPFRGGFKRGKKDWMKELFQNRAQVLIATEAGGEGINLQFCSHMINYDLPWNPMRLEQRIGRIHRLGQKNDVHIYNLATKHTVEEHILKLLYEKINLFERVIGELDEILTRINMKNIDAHIQEIFAQSKSEGEIRIKMENLTSIIDFAKRNEAEVQGYAAT; encoded by the coding sequence ATGAATGTCGATATTTCCGTAGATCGGACGTGGCAAAACAATTTTTTAAATAGAATTGATGAAGATGGTCCTTGGACAAACTGGGATTTATATCACTTAGCTTATGAAACAGAAAAATCGTTACTTGTTCCTACTTTTGATGGACTACAAGCACCGAAACATTTATCCCATTTCACGCCGCTTCCGCATCAATTAGAAGTCGCTCAAAATGTGATTGAACAAATGAATGGTAAAGCGATTCTAGCAGATGAAGTAGGTCTTGGAAAAACAATCGAAGCTGGACTTATTTTGAAAGAATACATGGTCCGCGGGCTTGTGAAAAAGGTACTTATACTTGTCCCAGCCTCGCTCGTATCACAATGGGCATACGAGCTGAATACAAAGTTTTTCATTCCCGCTGTAGCACAAAAGAAAAGCTACTCGTGGGAACAAGCTGACGTAATCGTATCATCAATTGATACTGCGAAACGTTCACCACATCGCGATATCGTGTTGAACTTAGAATATGACCTTATTATTATCGATGAAGCACATAAACTGAAAAATAATAAAACAAAAAACTATGAATTTGCACAACGATTAAAAAAGAAGTTTTGTTTATTACTAACCGCTACTCCTGTTCAAAATAAGATTGATGAAATTTTTAACCTTGTTTCTTTATTAAAGCCAGGACATTTAGGCAATCAATCCAACTTTGAAGAATATTACGCTTCCAAAAATCGCTCAGCCGAATCAGATGAAGACTTAAAAGCTCTCATTAACAAAGTAATGGTGCGAAATAGACGACATAATACCGGTATCGATTGGCCGAAGAGACATGTACGTACAATTTTTGTTGAGTTTAATGAACAAGAACAAGCTCTATATAATGATATCGAAAATTGGCGAGGACAAGACGCCTTCACATCTACTTTCTCATCGTTAACTTTAAAACGGGAAGCGTGTAGTAGTCGTGAGGCTGTTTACTATTCATTGAAAAAGCATGTAGAAAAAAGACAGAAAGAAAATGAACATTATATAAAAGATCCACATATCGATGTGCTAATGGACAAAATTAATCATATTCCTTTCAACTCGAAAGCAACTAAAGCTCTAGAGCTTATAAAAGAAATTGACGATAAAGTCGTCATTTTCACGGAATACCGAGCATCACAGATGTACTTACAATGGTTTTTACAACAACACGGTATTTCTTCTGTCCCATTCCGCGGCGGATTTAAACGCGGGAAGAAAGATTGGATGAAGGAACTTTTCCAAAATCGTGCCCAAGTGTTAATTGCAACGGAAGCTGGCGGAGAAGGCATTAACTTACAGTTTTGTAGCCATATGATCAATTATGATTTGCCATGGAATCCAATGCGTCTTGAGCAAAGAATCGGACGTATTCACCGTCTCGGTCAAAAGAATGATGTTCATATTTATAACTTAGCTACAAAGCATACTGTTGAAGAACATATTTTGAAACTGTTATATGAAAAAATCAACTTATTCGAGCGTGTTATCGGTGAACTCGATGAAATTTTAACGAGAATTAATATGAAAAACATCGACGCGCACATTCAAGAAATTTTCGCGCAATCAAAAAGCGAAGGTGAAATTAGAATTAAGATGGAAAACTTAACATCTATTATCGACTTTGCGAAACGAAATGAAGCTGAGGTGCAAGGCTATGCAGCAACATGA
- the tnpA gene encoding IS200/IS605 family transposase, whose protein sequence is MINDYRKNKTIVSLINYHFVFCPRYRRKIFLNAKVEERFKALVQELCNELDIIIIAMECDKDHVHLFLNALPTLSPADIMAKIKGVTSKRVREEFSHLAHLPSLWTRSYFISTAGNVSSETIRYYVESQKTRG, encoded by the coding sequence ATGATAAATGATTATAGAAAAAACAAAACAATCGTTTCATTAATTAACTACCATTTTGTGTTTTGCCCACGATACAGAAGAAAGATTTTTCTTAATGCAAAAGTAGAAGAACGTTTCAAAGCTTTAGTTCAAGAGTTATGTAACGAACTAGATATTATTATTATTGCAATGGAATGTGATAAAGACCATGTTCACTTGTTCTTAAATGCACTACCAACACTTAGTCCTGCTGATATTATGGCGAAAATTAAAGGAGTGACGTCGAAGCGTGTAAGAGAAGAGTTTTCTCACCTCGCGCATTTGCCAAGTCTGTGGACACGTTCTTATTTTATTTCTACTGCTGGGAATGTATCGAGTGAAACGATACGATATTATGTTGAAAGTCAAAAAACGAGGGGGTGA
- a CDS encoding shikimate kinase has product MKSIYITGYMGAGKTTIGKALSQELQMDVVDTDQKIEEKQKKAIRDIFAEEGEMTFREYESEMLRSLPVHNVIITTGGGIIERAENRKWMKENGTVVYLYCDPNVIAERLREDTTRPLFQKKDIDAFVKKFESRRAYYEEAHIHIDTTNKSVKQIMNELKEKINV; this is encoded by the coding sequence ATGAAATCTATATACATAACCGGCTATATGGGAGCAGGGAAAACAACAATTGGAAAAGCATTAAGTCAAGAACTTCAAATGGATGTTGTAGATACTGATCAAAAAATCGAAGAGAAGCAAAAGAAGGCAATTCGTGATATTTTTGCCGAAGAAGGCGAAATGACTTTTCGGGAATATGAAAGCGAAATGTTACGTTCGCTACCAGTCCATAATGTCATTATTACAACTGGTGGGGGAATTATTGAACGAGCGGAAAATCGCAAGTGGATGAAAGAGAACGGAACTGTCGTGTATTTATATTGTGATCCAAATGTAATTGCAGAAAGGCTTCGTGAAGATACGACACGTCCACTATTTCAAAAGAAAGATATAGATGCATTCGTAAAGAAATTTGAATCACGCCGAGCTTATTATGAAGAGGCTCATATTCATATCGATACGACAAATAAGTCTGTAAAGCAAATTATGAATGAATTAAAGGAAAAGATTAATGTATAA
- a CDS encoding L-cystine transporter translates to MNTLLVGINVAVMLILVGVLYYMQRKHVSFNKRVFTALGVGILFGLILQFIYEPTSKVIIESNTWFGLIGNGYVKLLQMIVMPLILVSIISAFTKLQLTKNLGKISGLIIGILILTTGIAAAVGIAASAGFDVSATGLQQGDAESARLKLVEERFTSIEKTTIPDKLLELLPTNPFLDLTGARPTSTISVVIFAAFIGIAFIGVKRKYPEQAELFKKMLDAVYAIVMRMVTLILRLTPYGVLALMAKTVAGSDINAILKLGNFVLASYVALIVMFIIHLLLIALSGLNPIQYLKKVFPVLTFAFTSRSSAGAMPLNIEAQKEKLGISEGIANFAASFGVSIGQNGCAGIYPAMLAMMVAPTVGIDPLQPQFILTLIAVVAISSFGVAGVGGGATFAALIVLSTMNLPIGIVALVISVEPLIDMGRTALNVSGSMTAGLISSKWLGELDQDTYNQDDTKTGEIAS, encoded by the coding sequence ATGAATACACTGCTTGTCGGAATTAACGTTGCAGTCATGCTCATCTTAGTTGGCGTATTATATTATATGCAACGTAAGCATGTATCTTTTAATAAACGTGTATTTACCGCTTTAGGAGTCGGAATTTTATTCGGTCTTATATTACAATTCATTTATGAGCCAACTTCTAAAGTAATTATTGAATCAAATACTTGGTTTGGCTTAATTGGTAACGGTTATGTGAAATTACTTCAAATGATCGTTATGCCACTTATTTTAGTATCTATTATTTCAGCATTTACAAAATTACAGTTAACGAAAAACCTTGGTAAAATTAGTGGTCTTATTATCGGAATTTTAATTCTTACTACAGGAATCGCTGCAGCTGTCGGTATCGCTGCAAGTGCAGGATTTGATGTATCTGCAACAGGCCTACAACAAGGTGATGCAGAATCTGCTCGTCTGAAACTAGTTGAAGAAAGATTTACTTCTATTGAAAAGACAACAATTCCAGATAAATTATTAGAGCTATTGCCTACAAATCCGTTTCTTGATTTAACAGGCGCTCGTCCAACATCAACAATTTCTGTCGTAATATTTGCAGCCTTTATCGGCATTGCCTTTATAGGTGTAAAACGAAAATATCCAGAACAAGCAGAGCTATTTAAGAAAATGCTTGATGCTGTATATGCAATCGTAATGCGTATGGTAACATTAATTTTACGCCTTACTCCATACGGCGTATTAGCTCTTATGGCAAAAACAGTTGCTGGTAGCGATATAAATGCTATTTTAAAGCTTGGTAACTTCGTGTTAGCCTCTTATGTAGCACTTATCGTAATGTTTATCATTCACTTATTATTAATTGCATTGTCTGGTTTAAATCCAATTCAATATTTGAAAAAAGTGTTCCCTGTACTAACTTTTGCATTCACATCTCGCTCTAGTGCTGGTGCGATGCCATTAAATATTGAAGCTCAAAAAGAAAAGCTTGGTATCTCCGAAGGAATTGCAAACTTCGCAGCTTCATTTGGGGTATCTATCGGACAAAACGGTTGCGCAGGTATTTATCCAGCAATGCTTGCAATGATGGTCGCTCCAACTGTAGGAATTGATCCATTACAACCACAATTTATTTTAACTTTAATCGCTGTTGTTGCTATTAGCTCATTCGGTGTTGCCGGAGTTGGTGGCGGTGCAACATTCGCAGCTTTAATCGTACTATCTACAATGAACTTACCAATCGGTATTGTTGCTCTAGTTATCTCAGTTGAGCCATTAATCGATATGGGTCGTACAGCTCTTAACGTAAGTGGTTCTATGACAGCAGGTCTTATTTCAAGTAAATGGCTTGGTGAATTAGATCAAGATACGTACAATCAAGACGATACAAAAACTGGTGAAATTGCTTCATAA
- a CDS encoding 2OG-Fe(II) oxygenase — protein sequence MTNNNQIGENKEQTIFDHKGNTIMTEDREIHIISKFEEPLIVVLANVLSDEECDELIEMSKNKMKRSKVGSSRDVNDIRTSSGAFLEDNELTSKIEKRISSIMNVPASHGEGLHILNYEVDQQYKAHYDYFAEHSRSAVNNRISTLVMYLNDVEEGGETYFPKLNLSVHPRKGMAVYFEYFYQDQSLNELTLHGGAPVTKGEKWIATQWVRRGTYK from the coding sequence ATGACAAATAACAATCAAATAGGTGAAAATAAGGAACAAACTATTTTTGATCATAAAGGAAATACGATTATGACAGAAGATAGAGAAATACACATTATTTCAAAATTCGAAGAACCTCTTATTGTCGTATTAGCAAATGTACTAAGTGATGAAGAGTGTGATGAATTGATTGAAATGTCTAAAAATAAAATGAAGCGTTCTAAAGTTGGTTCATCACGTGATGTAAATGATATTCGAACAAGTAGCGGTGCATTTTTGGAAGACAATGAACTTACTTCAAAGATTGAAAAACGAATTTCATCTATCATGAATGTTCCTGCGTCGCATGGAGAAGGGTTGCACATTTTAAATTATGAAGTGGATCAACAATATAAAGCACACTATGATTATTTTGCGGAACATAGTAGATCAGCTGTTAACAATCGTATTAGTACGCTTGTAATGTATTTAAATGATGTAGAAGAAGGCGGGGAAACGTACTTCCCGAAATTAAATCTTTCTGTACATCCTAGAAAGGGAATGGCAGTATACTTTGAGTATTTTTATCAAGATCAATCACTAAATGAGCTTACGTTACATGGAGGGGCACCTGTAACGAAAGGCGAGAAATGGATTGCAACGCAGTGGGTGAGAAGAGGTACTTATAAGTAA